The proteins below come from a single Triticum aestivum cultivar Chinese Spring chromosome 5D, IWGSC CS RefSeq v2.1, whole genome shotgun sequence genomic window:
- the LOC542969 gene encoding MADS-box transcription factor 8 codes for MGRGRVELKRIENKINRQVTFAKRRNGLLKKAYELSVLCDAEVALIIFSNRGKLYEFCSGQSMPKTLERYQKCSYGGPDTAIQNKENELVQSSRNEYLKLKARVENLQRTQRNLLGEDLGSLGIKDLEQLEKQLDSSLRHIRSTRTQHMLDQLTDLQRKEQMLCEANKCLRRKLEESSQQMQGQMWEQHAANLLGYDQLRQSPHQQQAPHHGGNGFFHPLDPTTEPTLQIGYTQEQINNACVAASFMPTWLP; via the exons aTGGGGCGCGGACGGGTCGAGCTCAAGCGGATCGAGAACAAGATCAACCGCCAGGTCACCTTCGCCAAGCGCCGCAACGGCCTGCTCAAGAAGGCCTACGAGCTCTCCGTCCTCTGCGATGCCGAGGTCGCGCTCATCATCTTCTCCAACCGCGGCAAGCTCTACGAGTTCTGCAGCGGCCAGAG CATGCCCAAAACACTTGAGAGATACCAGAAATGCAGTTATGGTGGGCCAGATACAGCAATACAAAATAAGGAGAATGAG TTAGTGCAGAGCAGTCGAAACGAGTACCTCAAACTGAAAGCACGAGTCGAGAATTTGCAGAGAACCCAACG AAATTTGCTTGGTGAAGATCTCGGGTCACTTGGCATCAAAGATCTGGAGCAGCTCGAAAAGCAACTTGATTCATCCTTAAGgcacataagatccacaagg ACACAGCATATGCTTGACCAGCTCACTGATCTGCAAAGGAAG GAACAAATGCTGTGTGAAGCGAATAAGTGCCTTCGAAGAAAA CTGGAGGAGAGCAGCCAGCAGATGCAGGGCCAAATGTGGGAGCAGCACGCCGCCAACTTGCTCGGCTACGACCAGCTGCGGCAGTCCCCGCATCAGCAGCAGGCGCCACACCACGGCGGCAACGGCTTCTTCCACCCCCTGGACCCTACCACTGAGCCTACACTTCAGATAGG GTATACTCAGGAGCAGATAAACAACGCATGCGTGGCGGCGTCGTTCATGCCGACATGGCTGCCCTGA